The Cardiocondyla obscurior isolate alpha-2009 linkage group LG22, Cobs3.1, whole genome shotgun sequence DNA window GATGAGAATGATAGCAAAACAAgcgaataattagaaaaagaagtagaaaaaaatgtaaaatgatCGCTGGACAATTTTATGACCTTATAACAGGCGAGTTGACGTGGAAGCGGTGAGTTACAGGTAAAAGTACGTACGCGGCAGGAAAATTGCCGTGCTAATCGAAAGACAGCGGGAACGATCCTTTCGATCGGATAAAGGAACGAACGTATCCTGAAACGAAGTATAAAGCTGCATGCAGAATCTAGGACGAGAGCGGTGAATGTAAAACAAAGAATTGTTTCAAAGATTCAATGATACTttcctttataaaaaaaaaagaaaaaaaaaacccccggCGGTGAAAAATTCTTATGGAACGCAGAAGTATCGCGTAAAGTAAAAGTTTCTCGAAGCTTAGACAATGAAAGGAGACGAGAgtcacttttatttaaaagacattttttttttatgcggaTTTGAAGTCGCGAGACTTAACGACTTTCGTTTCTCTCAAATATAACATTTCTTTGtacagttttttattttttttttcattagaTTTAGATAACGgacaacgataaaaatatatttatccgGCTTGCACGgatacgttaaataaaaataagctgCTTTGAGAAGAATTAAAGTTCAAGAAAGCAACccgcacaatttttttttttttcctttcttttttccgaaGATACACTTGCATATAAAGTATCGAATGTTACCGTGCTTCGGGCATTGCGCTTGCGGTCACCGGGAAAAACTTGTCCGACTGGTCATGCATGAAATACATCGAGTCTATTGACACGAGGACCAACAAGAGCAAAGTACTTGGCAGAGCACGAGATTGCGGTGAAACGTACGGGCccttaataaattatctttttctgaTATCACCGCAACGCGGAATTTACATAACATGAAGTACATGTTTTCTTACAGCTTCCTGTtctaatagaaaaaaaaaaggggattcaagttttgtacatttataaaGTGTACATGAAATATCTGTTAAATAAGGCTAATATATTAGCTCGCGAgttattattcattattattcattCATAAAATCGCAACATGATGAGTTAATTCGCGTGTTATACTACACCGTAAATCATATATAGATGTGGAAAGAATGCATAATAATACGCTACGATAAactaattataacaaattatatgtatatgatataCGCGGAAAGGGAACGCTGTCACGGCATAGTTGGCTCGAACTGATGGCCAGCAGTTTCGGTTTGGTGCGAAACAGGTCAAACAGGTGTGACCGAAGACCTGGTAGGTGTGCGccaaatttaaatgaatatcTAGTCCCAGGATAAACTTTCGTGAGGACAGGTCGATATTAGATTAACTTAACACGTGCGTGTTTTTACGCACGTACAAACTTACGATCAAGtgagtgaaaaaaaattatttctttatatattcgTCATATCGTGATATAATTATGCATCTTCTTACATGCAGCGATCAACgaattcaaataataataataataaaaaaagataattaaaagtattttaaatttaaggaataaaaaatttttctttcgcgttgaGTTTTTGATCCAGTAATAAAATCAAtgaaattacgttaaaaataatgaaacgaAAGTAACGTGACGTTCGACTTGTCATCGCAATATCCGTCTGTGTGtcatttgaattttttatttatctaccATAGTAGAACGTCATGgtataatgttttttattagACCACTCGACTATACGATGACTACTTTACACCTTTGAGGCTACCAATGGAATGTTGTTACTCAGCGATGATAATGCAGCTCGCTGATTATCGTGGAGCCCGAAGCCTCCTCAGGGTCGCTTAAGTTACGTCGTAATGATGCCCAAGCGGCGAACCGGTTACGGCCACCAGACCCTAAGGCTCTGCCACTGCACTTATTTGGCCCCGAGACCGCCCTCCATCACTAAACCGATCCCGAGGCAGAcgaaaataagaagaaaacggCGCGAGGAACCCACAAAAATTAACCACGCGCTCGCTCGCACCTGGTCCGAAGATGAAAACGCGTAATCAAACTGGCTCAAAACCCTTCACCGCAAAGGGGGGACTCCAATAACTCTTACGGAGCGAGAGCGCTATTTCTGACGGAATATAATCTATCTACACAAgggaaagatataaaaataaaataagcattgcaaaaaaaaaaaagaaagaaaaaggaaaaaaaaagaatacgcaGGTAAATTTTGCTACGTAAGGCACGATAAAAATGCAGCAGCATGTCGCACGCAAATCTCGCTCACTGTTAACGTCAATCCCTGCTCGGTGCGACCACTCGCATCGTTCTCAACGTTTAAATTGATGCTAACGTGACGAATACAATGCAACAAATATTCGTTCCGGTCCGCCCAcgcgatttttaattcgttccATTACCTCGGCGACAATGGGCCGACGTTCCCGGCTCCCTTCCCTCGATAACGCGTCGATTGTTAAACGTCTCCGGGACGTACAATACGCTAGATAGTCGCGCTCCATTTTCAGGAAGATACAACACCCTCGCCACTGCGCCAAAGGGGCTGGACCTATAAATTCAACGATAAATCTATCACCGACAAAAGCTGACCGATATCGTGCACGTGGCTGGTTGCCAAATCCATTCCGCAAATCTTGTATTATACAGTCGCACGCAGGACTTTTCCTATTTCGCATAACTATTCTCTTGCCAGGCTGGGCCTCACTTCTCTTTCCCGAACGAGCAAGTCGTAAGAagcgatttattttactaatattattttttttttttctttttcctccgtATTCCACTTGGTCGTTATTTGCGGTCAGAAAGCGAACCCCTTCGAGCGAAGCTTCAAGGACAGGCGCTTCCAACTCGTAAATTAAAGAGATCCATAAATTTCCGACAAGATATTCGACGCGCTTTTATATTTGTACtcatatttcattatttaaatcactAATACGCGTACGCTTCTGTaatacgtttattattatacacgAGAGGAATATAAGTGCGTCTACTGAATTCGATTTGGAGCAACGCATTTGTCtccatcatttttttttttttttcctttttttttatcctgaTTTGtggaaaaagattaaagataaaaatatgcgaaaaCTCGTACAGTCGACCTATGCAATTGCGATAGAACGACACGCCTCATTGGCAAACTAATAGATCGACTTCTACTCGAGTATACCTCTGCTACGGTCAAAGGGTTAAGGATCCACTCTACTAAATTGAACATTTGCGTGCCGGCAAAATTGTATAACACTGTTAGTTACTCGGCGATGTCCACCTATGATACTGCAGGGCGTCACGCTCCCATAGGGGAAGACAAACATGTAGGTAGTGATCCTGCGAGCTACCGTCCAGTCTCAGTCCGTAATACGTACGCGAAGCAACACGTGTCgcgttataatttatattcttccCGCGGTATGCAATATAGTTCTACGACGAGCAATTGTTCGACGCGAATTGAgatttcgaattaaaaaaaaagaaaaagtgtcGCGAGTCCTGAAGAGCAAGGATTCTGTACAAGTAGCTGTGAACCGATAATTCTTCCGAGGGCGAACGTCGCGCGATGTCGAACGAATATAGCGTAACAACGTCGTACGTAGAAGTACCATTCCCGCGTATTAAAATGGAGCCTGTTACAACAACACATCctactaaaataaatattgttgtACCGGTAATCCCGGAACCGGCGCGTAATATCATGGACCTCGTCCTGCTGACGGCAGGCGTGAGCTTAAATGCTTCCCTCGGTCTCTTTATCGTGTTGAATTCTACCATGTACAATTCCACCAACTGCTACGTGGTGAGCCTGGTGCTATCGAACTTCGTAATCCTGTTCGAACCACTGATGCGGATATGCGAGTGGATTTTCGGCATACACTTGAAGATAAATCTCGACTACGTATTTATAATGAGCTTCGGCACGTCCATCCTGACGATAATTCTGCTAAACGTCGAAACGTACATTGTCATTTGTCAGAAAAACTCACCCTTACGCAAGTCGTTTCTAAAGGCCTCGTCGGCTATAAAAGGAATTATATTCATATGGACCGCGATAGTTATGGCGGCGTCTATCGAATTACATTTGTACGACCACTTCGAGAAAGAAATCGTAGACGACATCTACGTTTCGTCCACCGTTATGTTTCTGATATTTCCACTTCTCGTCTTCATCATCctcaattatttcattttgtaCAACCTGACAATGTCGAAATCAACAAGTGGAACGTGGCCGGGCAAAGACGTCAAGCGTTTCGTTTTTCTAAGTgagtgaataaaattaattctttttttttaacgctcgCGCGGATATGATTGCGTCGAGAtctacagattttttttttccacgctgCCTTCTTTTATGCTAAATCAACTTCTACATTACGCAGTTGGCGTTCACATGGGATTTTTTCTAACCGTGGTACCGTATCGGGTTACGAGAGCCATCAGTCTCATATCCCGCCGCAACGACACTATGATAGAAATCACTTACACGATGGTCAAAACATACCCGATAATTCTACCAATAATATCTTTTCTAACATCGATAAAGGTACCATCGAGCGCTCGATGATTAACTTgcaatacaaatatatatatatattaatattaaataataaatttaattaatataaagaataataattttgatatttcaGAGAAATCCACGTCGTCAACGGCAAGAAACTTCGgttgtaatataaaaagaaaaaaaagaaaaaaaaactctttgGACGCAAAATACCAAAACATATTTATGCAATTAATCTTTTCGATAGCCTATCTATCTTACTGTACTTTGTCGATAAAGATTTGCTCGTGCGacatttttagataatttattatttctgaaaatcgTATAATTCGTACATGCGATAACGCTCGAAGAGAGATAAGGCGACATGCAGTTTGCACACGAATTTTCAAATTCACTGAAATCTATTATACGTGTgtgtgcaaattaatttttatttgatcctCACGTTCAGAAGTGAAACTAGCGTAAGATAAGAAAATCTAATATTTCGTTTCATACAAGCTACATTAGAGAtcattttcattataaattttcgctgtttaattatgtatacgGCATTATCGCGCACTTTCATGTAACATTTAACTTGTAAatcgtgtaataaattataaaatattccgctCGAAATGttaaactaatttaaaaaaaaaaaaaaaaagatttcccGAAAAAGTTGAAATgcaatttgattaatttttatcgcgcgttcAACGTGCGGCTGGTTGAATTAGAATTGCATTCAAGTAAAAGGTATTTCCTCCAATCTATTCAGTTGTAACGGGGCACGTCTTCCTTTCTAAGAAGAAACCGGTGTTTATCAAATCGAAGATAAAATCGAGTTTAACAAGCAGCTCTCGCCTGTCCCCTTCACGATTACGAATTCTTCTCGCGACTCGTTTCGTATTCTTTTCCCTCGCAATTTCACGACAAGATCCAAACAGGGAGGAAAGGCCATGCTTATAAAGCATGtgtatgtttaaaaaaagataatgtaAGATTGCCGATAAAGATCTGTTCGTACTTGAGCACTCATATGTATATAGAATTTTGAGCGAgctaattatctttttataattaacgtctTAAAAATAGCATTTAGATCTAACTGTATCTCGTAATCTTATGGCGACCCTGAGAAATTGCGAAGACGAATTAACACAATTctcaattacttttaatacggttaaattattattttcatgaAAAGTTGCGAGATAGGTCTTCGAAAGCGATGCATTTTTCTCTCTGAATTACTAATATCTGCAAAATATCTAGTCAGCACGCGAGGTATGTCCTATATGTAGTCggcggaaagaaaaggaagatcATGAAGAACCAGGAAGTCGGTGAGGCAGAACGTTCAGATAGACTTCCGGTTCGAAGAATGAACGAAGTTTGCCTTTGCAAATACGTACATCTCCTCTCTATTCAAACGGCGGAGAAAGGAATACCTTCGCAAGGTTTAAGTTTTagtttattgttaaaaaaaaataaaagaaaagatttttgttaagaaaaaaaaacaaagaaattaatataacacgCTTTTGTCACGGTGGAATTTGgttcacattaattttctccTTGGTCgcatttaatgtataaaaaaaaaaaaaacgcgccgtaTCGAAAACACCTTTTTGCGCAAATGAAAACGTCAGTGCGgggaatttaaattataaccaCGTGCTTGCGTCCTTGCGGTCCGAATTTCGCAATACTGTTACGAGCGGCACGTACGCGATGCATCGGCCAATATGGCTCTCCGGTTGGCGTTCTATAAATAAGTATCACGGGTCATTTAAAAACGCGGTGACAGTAGCAGCCAGCAGCTCTGTCTTGAAATATCTTTAGCGTCGTCCGCCGCAGCCTTGAAGAGCTGGGAAAGAATCGCGTATATCGTCGAGCACGGGCCGCGTATGCGCGCGGTGAAAATCCGATCTAGGATTTGCCGAGCCTACCTGCGCGGCAGGTGTATGCATATGCATAAACGCATCGCTGCACCTCGCCGTGGGGGCCGGACGGGAGACGCCGCACGCCGTTGGCTGTTTGCGGAAAGGATGAATGCGAATCGAACGTAACATTCACCCGACATTCACGCGACGCCGACGTGTGAATGAAGCGACCGAGTAACGCGGATAGAAACCCCCATTCAGCCTCGCCACTGGAAAAAGCAACGCGACCGCCTTCGATTGCGATCGGCACCGAGAGCTGGACGCGACCGCGCGGACCGACGAACACCCGGGGCTTTGTTCAACCGTTCGCACTGCACCCTTGTGCACCCGAAATATATGCGTACACGCACGCGggcttaattatttattaaccgTCCGGTGAGACGAGCGTGTACGCGCTGTTTGACTTCGGCATCAGACGCGCGACAGTTGACGCGATAAAAATGCCGGGGGATAATTTTGGCAATAGACGTTTACGCACGTGAGACAACAATCAGGGTTTCTTCGCAAATAGTCTTTTCTCTTCGGAGCGCGCGATAACGATTGCCAGCATTTTATACTAGCATTGACGCGGtcgctataaaataaaaagaagcgaCACCGGATGGCTCGGCAAACACGCATCGTGCGGAATTTATAACACAttcccccctcctcccccctccccctcgacATAATTTAACGCGACCTTTATTTTCACGCAAGCTTATCCAAACACCGATAGGCCCCGCTCGTTTCTGTATCGCGAAGGAAATGTTTTATCAAGTGCGGGTCTGTAGGCCTGAAAAGCCTCGAGAAATGTCTAGCGGGTGCAGCTGTCCCGAATAATGACTTTGGAAATACCGCAAGCCTCGCGCAAAACTCTCTTCTTGACCCGTATGATAACAGATTGCACCTCACGTTGCATATTTTACTCCCCGCCTCTCCcccaaaaaagtaaaataaccgtagctaaaaataattgccgCTCGCTTCGTCTTATAAAAGTGCCAGGTTCGAATTTTGTCGTGTGACACACGGtacttttttacaatatacataaatgtattcggaaaacgatcaatttaaGTCTTCGaaattggaaaagaaaaactttaaagtaatatttaaatacaaatatgaCAGAGAGGAGGCATTGtgaattatcatatttattctttacagCCTCGGTCCAAGTTAGATAACCGTTACAGGTTTCGGGATCGTTTCGGTTCAGTGTAAAGTCCCGCGAAGTTTTAATGAAATCATAACCGGGAGATCCCGCGCGAAGTTATGCTTTCTTCGACATATTGCTGCTTTTGATACTTACGCGAAGCCACAGACAAAATCAAAACTTCGCACAAAGTCCgccaatattttaaataaaaattacgagatTAAAGTTCTCCCGCGAAGAAGGCGAGCAACGTTAATTACACTCGTTTcagtgtaaaaaaagaaaataaaaaaaaataaaaagtaatatgtattattatttaaaattaaagggGTAGAAAAGTTTTCCCGCTTCCTATAAAACCAGCTAAACGCAAAGCGCTAAAAATAAACAGgcgcattaaaaattatctcaacTTTATAAGCTACTACGATCCTGAGAATACGACTTGAAATGTGTCAGCGGACGACACTTGCCGGCCTTGTTTCAGATTCCTGTTAATTCTATGTgcatattttcataattttattcacgcTACGCGTGCACGTATATTCGCTCTGTTTTCTATCATTCACATTGATCGAGTagtcgcgaataaattatttatgaattcCCGTTCGAGCGAATGCACACACCATCGACTTTCGTTTCGTTGACATTTCGCATGCCTATCACACAGCAAAGATA harbors:
- the LOC139110942 gene encoding pyrokinin-1 receptor; protein product: MSNEYSVTTSYVEVPFPRIKMEPVTTTHPTKINIVVPVIPEPARNIMDLVLLTAGVSLNASLGLFIVLNSTMYNSTNCYVVSLVLSNFVILFEPLMRICEWIFGIHLKINLDYVFIMSFGTSILTIILLNVETYIVICQKNSPLRKSFLKASSAIKGIIFIWTAIVMAASIELHLYDHFEKEIVDDIYVSSTVMFLIFPLLVFIILNYFILYNLTMSKSTSGTWPGKDVKRFVFLIGVHMGFFLTVVPYRVTRAISLISRRNDTMIEITYTMVKTYPIILPIISFLTSIKVPSSAR